The uncultured Methanobrevibacter sp. genome has a segment encoding these proteins:
- a CDS encoding DUF2283 domain-containing protein, with protein MESKLNYVYDYEYDLMDITVDESFGYDKSIDITNGIILDLDVNGFPAALEIISASKILEIDKQNLISPNIDLAIIISDDLICIELKFTYFVSKHEQDVCFKQNLANNYGIPAMETFFSTT; from the coding sequence ATGGAATCTAAATTGAATTATGTATATGATTATGAATATGATTTAATGGATATTACTGTTGATGAATCTTTTGGATATGACAAATCAATAGATATAACTAATGGGATTATATTGGATTTGGATGTAAATGGTTTTCCTGCAGCATTAGAAATAATTAGTGCTTCAAAAATATTGGAGATTGATAAACAAAATCTTATCTCTCCTAATATTGATTTGGCCATTATTATTAGTGATGATTTAATTTGTATTGAATTGAAATTTACTTATTTTGTTTCTAAACACGAACAAGATGTCTGTTTTAAGCAAAATCTTGCTAATAATTATGGGATTCCTGCAATGGAGACATTTTTTTCTACTACTTGA
- a CDS encoding winged helix-turn-helix transcriptional regulator — MKAFKKRGALTHFQILSEISKQDPHLKQKDLAKSLGITIQAVSENIKTLMELGYITSKDGRSPYKITQAGIDKVKRDAISLRKYTDSVLETMNHYKTIWPAIATEDLKKDDIVGLYMEDGVLYAHKKEENATGMVLDDAEANSDVSLSNLTGIIDMSVGEVTVINVPTIKDGGSKSCDLELIKNIYQNGTNSGHEIDKIAVAGTVARAVANKLDIPIDIEFAAPQATANAARKGLNVIAICVGDMSKAFIRELENEKIKFNIIDGGK, encoded by the coding sequence ATGAAAGCATTTAAAAAAAGAGGTGCACTTACACATTTTCAAATTTTAAGTGAAATATCTAAACAAGATCCTCACCTCAAACAAAAAGATTTGGCTAAAAGTTTGGGAATTACAATACAAGCGGTTTCCGAAAATATCAAAACATTGATGGAATTAGGTTATATCACTTCCAAAGATGGCAGATCTCCTTATAAAATAACTCAGGCAGGTATTGATAAAGTTAAAAGAGATGCCATCAGTTTAAGAAAGTATACTGATTCCGTTTTAGAAACTATGAACCATTACAAAACCATATGGCCGGCAATAGCAACTGAAGATTTGAAAAAGGATGACATTGTCGGATTGTATATGGAAGATGGAGTTCTTTATGCTCATAAAAAAGAGGAAAATGCAACAGGCATGGTTTTAGATGATGCTGAAGCAAATAGCGACGTATCACTATCCAATCTTACTGGAATCATTGACATGAGTGTTGGGGAAGTTACTGTTATCAATGTTCCTACAATAAAAGATGGCGGTTCAAAGTCATGTGATTTGGAATTGATAAAAAACATTTATCAAAATGGAACAAACAGCGGACATGAAATCGATAAAATCGCTGTTGCAGGTACTGTTGCACGTGCTGTTGCAAATAAGCTCGATATACCAATCGACATCGAATTTGCAGCCCCTCAAGCAACTGCCAATGCGGCCCGTAAAGGATTGAATGTTATTGCAATATGTGTTGGGGATATGAGCAAGGCATTTATCCGTGAACTTGAAAATGAAAAAATCAAATTTAATATTATAGATGGCGGGAAATAA
- a CDS encoding DEAD/DEAH box helicase, which yields MKFNDLDILDEIKKAVSEMGFKNTTPIQKEAIPLGLKGRDITAQAQTGSGKTLAYSIPILQKIFIADKSPQAIILCPTRELCIQVAGEIEKLAKYIKKFKVLAVYGGQPIGKQTRVLKKGVHVVVGTPGRVIDHIQRGNLELIGVESVVLDEADEMLDMGFREDIETILKDTPRQRQTLLFSATIPQEIKKIAKNYQKNPKFIKIKSNKKTTPKITQYSFRTNPKYKFKDLCRLLEAYDVKSALIFCNTKKGVDFVFKNLKKNDYSSDALHGDMTQKLRDKVMNRFRNGNVNYLVATDVAARGLDISNLDVIVNYDVPQNFDDYIHRIGRTARAGNAGFAFTLVTSRDSFLFENIKSKSNVKIIEKDLPTDKEMNALKNQIILDKVKNSIKNDNLEDYLKAIKNNSTKDFTVDEMAAGLLKMMREN from the coding sequence ATGAAATTTAATGATTTGGATATTTTGGATGAAATTAAAAAAGCAGTTAGTGAAATGGGTTTTAAAAACACAACTCCCATTCAAAAAGAGGCAATTCCTCTTGGATTAAAAGGCAGAGACATTACCGCTCAGGCACAAACTGGAAGCGGAAAAACGCTTGCTTATTCTATTCCAATTCTTCAAAAGATTTTCATTGCCGATAAATCTCCTCAGGCCATCATATTGTGCCCAACAAGGGAATTGTGCATTCAAGTGGCTGGTGAAATTGAAAAACTTGCGAAATACATTAAAAAATTTAAAGTTCTTGCCGTTTATGGAGGCCAGCCAATTGGAAAACAAACAAGGGTTCTTAAAAAAGGTGTCCATGTTGTTGTTGGAACTCCTGGACGTGTAATTGACCATATTCAAAGAGGCAATCTTGAATTGATTGGCGTTGAAAGTGTTGTTTTGGATGAAGCGGATGAAATGCTTGACATGGGTTTTAGAGAGGATATTGAAACAATTTTAAAGGATACTCCTCGCCAAAGGCAGACTTTGCTATTTTCCGCTACAATACCTCAGGAAATTAAAAAAATTGCTAAAAATTATCAGAAAAATCCAAAATTCATCAAAATCAAATCCAATAAGAAAACAACTCCAAAAATCACCCAATATTCATTCAGAACTAATCCCAAATATAAATTCAAGGATTTGTGCAGGTTATTGGAGGCTTATGATGTCAAATCTGCATTGATTTTCTGCAATACTAAAAAAGGCGTTGATTTCGTATTTAAAAATTTAAAAAAGAATGATTATTCATCTGATGCATTGCATGGGGATATGACACAAAAGTTAAGGGATAAGGTAATGAACAGGTTCAGAAATGGAAATGTCAATTATCTGGTTGCAACGGATGTGGCTGCAAGGGGATTGGATATCTCCAATCTGGATGTCATTGTCAATTATGATGTTCCTCAAAATTTTGATGATTATATTCACAGAATCGGAAGAACTGCCAGGGCTGGAAATGCAGGTTTTGCATTTACTTTAGTCACTTCCAGAGATTCATTCTTATTTGAAAATATCAAAAGCAAAAGCAATGTAAAAATAATTGAAAAAGATTTGCCGACTGATAAAGAAATGAATGCATTAAAAAATCAGATAATTCTTGATAAGGTTAAAAACTCAATTAAAAACGATAATTTGGAGGATTATCTAAAAGCAATAAAAAATAATTCCACAAAGGATTTTACAGTAGATGAAATGGCTGCTGGTCTATTAAAAATGATGAGGGAAAATTAG
- the glf gene encoding UDP-galactopyranose mutase: protein MADYKYVIVGAGLSGLTIAERIANELDEKVLVIEKRDHIGGNVYDFYDNGILIQKYGPHIYHTNEKKVHDYLSQFTEWNDYVHRVLSCVDGKLVPMPICIDTLNALYDLDLDEDSMHQWIDEHKEDIDEVKSSEDVVLKNAGRDIYEKLFKNYTEKQWGTSAANLSSSVISRIPFRFNHDDRYFTDTYQGMPKEGFTKMCENMAKSDNIHIGLKSDYKDYIDKINYETLIYTGPIDYFYDYKYGELLYRCLNFVYEILDEDSFQKVAVVNYPNDPYFTRITEFKKLTWQDVEGKTAIMREYPGFNGEKCYPYPTQEYLDKFKLYEAEMEKEENVIFAGRLAKYKYYNMDLVVREALDIFENQIK from the coding sequence ATGGCAGATTATAAATATGTAATTGTCGGCGCAGGTCTTTCAGGCCTGACAATAGCCGAAAGAATAGCCAATGAACTGGATGAAAAAGTCCTCGTCATTGAAAAGAGAGACCACATAGGCGGAAACGTATATGACTTTTATGACAACGGCATCTTAATCCAAAAGTACGGACCTCACATCTACCATACAAACGAAAAGAAAGTTCACGATTACCTTTCACAATTTACAGAATGGAACGATTATGTCCACAGGGTTTTAAGCTGCGTTGACGGGAAACTCGTGCCTATGCCTATTTGCATCGATACACTGAATGCCCTATATGACCTTGATTTGGATGAAGACTCCATGCACCAATGGATTGACGAGCACAAGGAGGATATTGATGAAGTGAAATCTTCCGAAGACGTGGTTTTAAAGAATGCCGGCCGTGACATTTACGAAAAATTATTTAAAAACTACACAGAAAAGCAATGGGGAACATCAGCCGCCAACTTAAGCTCAAGTGTCATTTCAAGAATCCCATTCAGGTTCAATCATGACGACAGATACTTTACAGATACCTATCAGGGAATGCCGAAAGAGGGTTTCACCAAAATGTGTGAAAATATGGCAAAAAGCGACAATATCCACATAGGTCTCAAATCAGATTATAAGGATTACATCGACAAGATAAACTATGAAACCCTAATATATACAGGTCCGATTGATTACTTTTACGATTACAAATACGGAGAATTGTTATACAGATGTTTGAACTTTGTTTATGAAATTTTGGATGAAGATTCATTCCAGAAAGTTGCCGTAGTCAATTATCCAAATGACCCTTACTTTACAAGAATTACCGAGTTCAAGAAATTGACCTGGCAGGATGTGGAAGGAAAAACTGCAATCATGAGAGAATATCCCGGATTCAACGGTGAGAAATGCTACCCTTACCCGACACAGGAATATCTCGACAAGTTCAAGTTATATGAAGCTGAAATGGAAAAAGAAGAAAACGTAATATTTGCGGGAAGACTAGCCAAATACAAATATTACAATATGGATCTGGTTGTCCGAGAAGCATTGGACATCTTTGAAAATCAAATTAAATAG
- a CDS encoding RDD family protein has product MASVFTRRVIAYILDFFVVSAFMWIVSYLCYFLMNPYETFAVYQFFPIVLPILILVYFIVLEKSKGATVGKALMYLEVRSRNGARINWAQAIVRNLSKIYWIPVIFDWLIGKLLGAGNNRFLGSVTKTVVIDELR; this is encoded by the coding sequence ATGGCAAGTGTATTTACAAGAAGAGTAATTGCATATATTCTTGATTTTTTTGTTGTTTCCGCATTCATGTGGATTGTGTCATATTTGTGTTATTTCTTAATGAATCCATATGAAACATTTGCAGTTTATCAGTTTTTCCCAATAGTGTTGCCTATTTTGATATTGGTATACTTCATAGTGCTTGAAAAGTCCAAAGGCGCTACTGTGGGTAAAGCTTTAATGTATTTGGAAGTCAGATCAAGAAACGGTGCAAGGATAAATTGGGCTCAGGCTATTGTTCGTAATTTATCTAAAATTTATTGGATTCCAGTTATTTTCGATTGGCTTATCGGTAAATTATTAGGTGCAGGAAATAATAGGTTCCTTGGAAGCGTTACAAAAACTGTTGTGATTGATGAGCTTAGATAA
- a CDS encoding radical SAM protein — MHYVSSKSILSKNNGMNLYRGCTHGCIYCDSRSEVYGMDHKFEDIEVKKNSIELLKKELIKRPRAMIGTGAMTDPYVPLEKHLRYLRQSLELIYKYGFGFTCITKSDLLLRDLDLLKKINSKSKVVIQMTLTTSDDELCSVLEPNVCNTSRRIEVLDILNEEGIPTVVWLCPILPYINDNEENINSLLDSCIATNVKGILCFGMGLTLRKGNREYFYKKLDENFPGLKERYVREYGNSYSIPSPESDKLMRLFERKTSKNNILNTPDEIFEYLHDFPQKSYQTKLI; from the coding sequence ATGCACTACGTTTCGTCAAAAAGCATTCTTTCAAAAAATAATGGAATGAACCTCTATAGGGGATGCACTCATGGATGTATATACTGCGATTCCAGAAGTGAGGTATATGGCATGGATCATAAGTTTGAGGACATTGAAGTAAAGAAAAACTCCATAGAATTGCTTAAAAAGGAATTGATTAAAAGGCCAAGGGCTATGATTGGAACCGGAGCAATGACTGACCCATATGTTCCATTGGAAAAGCATTTAAGATATCTCAGGCAGTCACTTGAACTGATTTACAAATATGGATTCGGTTTTACCTGCATTACAAAATCAGATTTGCTTTTAAGGGATTTGGATTTGCTTAAAAAGATTAATTCCAAATCAAAAGTTGTTATTCAAATGACATTGACAACTTCCGATGATGAATTGTGCTCTGTTCTGGAGCCAAATGTCTGCAATACTTCAAGACGAATTGAAGTGCTTGATATTTTAAATGAAGAAGGAATTCCAACCGTTGTTTGGCTGTGTCCAATTCTGCCATATATCAACGATAATGAAGAAAACATTAATTCTCTTTTGGATTCATGTATTGCAACCAATGTAAAGGGAATCCTGTGCTTTGGAATGGGATTGACATTAAGGAAAGGCAACCGAGAATATTTCTATAAAAAGCTGGATGAGAATTTTCCGGGTCTTAAGGAGAGATATGTCAGGGAATATGGAAACAGCTATTCGATTCCATCTCCTGAAAGCGATAAATTAATGAGGTTATTTGAAAGGAAAACCTCCAAAAACAATATTTTAAACACTCCAGATGAAATATTTGAGTACCTGCATGATTTTCCTCAAAAGTCCTACCAGACTAAGCTAATTTAA
- a CDS encoding uroporphyrinogen-III synthase, translating to MSKPVVAITRPKDRAKKACEIVEKLGGSAILAPTLDLEPVNTESLKNLVARKDELDWIIFTSPTTIVSLNKFYPDFIQTLNCKLAVIGNKTGKLAEKNGLTVDLMPNDFTAEGLIEEFKKREITGKTIGIPRTASARPVLPQELEKLGNEVILAEAYKSLFPMDENAVQELIRKIENKEIDAITFTSPLTVENFFQIAEDKEKLAQLLNDNLLVVCIGPITAKVLEKYNIAYIYPDTYTVPDMMELLFKTWREENE from the coding sequence ATGTCAAAACCTGTTGTTGCAATAACAAGGCCAAAAGATAGGGCAAAAAAGGCTTGTGAGATTGTAGAAAAGCTAGGTGGAAGTGCAATTCTTGCACCTACACTTGATTTGGAGCCTGTCAACACAGAATCTCTAAAAAATCTGGTAGCCAGAAAGGATGAACTTGATTGGATTATTTTTACATCTCCAACAACTATCGTTTCACTGAATAAATTCTATCCTGATTTTATTCAGACTTTAAACTGCAAATTAGCTGTAATTGGAAATAAAACAGGAAAGTTAGCCGAAAAAAATGGACTGACTGTTGACTTGATGCCAAATGATTTTACAGCAGAAGGCCTGATTGAAGAGTTCAAAAAACGTGAAATCACCGGAAAAACCATAGGCATTCCAAGAACAGCCTCTGCAAGGCCAGTTCTTCCACAGGAACTTGAGAAACTTGGAAATGAAGTGATTCTAGCTGAAGCATACAAATCACTGTTCCCGATGGATGAAAATGCAGTGCAGGAACTGATACGAAAAATTGAAAATAAGGAAATCGATGCAATCACTTTTACAAGTCCTCTGACTGTTGAAAATTTCTTCCAGATAGCAGAGGATAAAGAAAAGCTTGCACAGCTTTTAAATGACAACCTGTTAGTTGTCTGCATTGGCCCAATTACTGCAAAAGTCCTTGAAAAATATAATATTGCCTACATTTACCCTGACACTTACACAGTTCCAGACATGATGGAATTATTATTCAAGACATGGAGGGAAGAAAATGAATGA
- a CDS encoding signal recognition particle subunit SRP19/SEC65 family protein: MITVWPQYMDKNLSLSEGRKIAKNDCISEPTVKDIETALKRLNLKYNVQKEFSYPGKWYEKSGRVLVEWEGTKLDLIREISLKIKEIRN, from the coding sequence ATGATTACTGTATGGCCACAATATATGGATAAAAACTTAAGCCTTTCTGAAGGCCGCAAAATTGCAAAAAACGACTGCATTAGCGAACCGACAGTTAAGGACATTGAAACCGCATTGAAAAGACTTAATTTAAAGTATAATGTACAAAAAGAATTTTCATATCCTGGAAAATGGTATGAAAAATCCGGAAGAGTACTGGTGGAATGGGAAGGAACAAAATTAGACCTCATTCGTGAAATTAGTTTAAAGATTAAAGAAATAAGAAATTGA
- a CDS encoding flavodoxin family protein: MTKKVVIISSSPRKGQNSDTLCDEFLRGAQDAGHEAVKYFLEDIEFSSCKACYKCKTPEMKCFQDDGMAKILDDMMDADVIVYATPVYYFEMCGTLKMFFDRCYPIFRHLENKDFYIILAAGSSCGDALTGLKSFIGFAKNPTIKEVFEVFGNVKSQEDTLKKVYDAGLNC, from the coding sequence ATGACTAAAAAGGTAGTAATCATAAGTTCATCTCCCAGAAAAGGCCAAAATTCAGATACGTTGTGTGATGAATTTTTAAGGGGCGCTCAGGATGCAGGCCATGAAGCGGTCAAGTATTTTCTTGAAGACATCGAGTTTTCATCATGCAAGGCATGCTACAAATGCAAGACTCCCGAAATGAAATGCTTTCAGGATGATGGCATGGCAAAAATCCTTGATGACATGATGGATGCTGATGTGATAGTCTATGCGACTCCAGTATATTACTTTGAGATGTGCGGAACACTTAAAATGTTTTTCGACAGGTGCTATCCGATATTCAGGCATCTTGAAAACAAGGATTTCTATATAATTCTGGCTGCAGGAAGCAGTTGCGGCGATGCACTGACAGGACTTAAAAGTTTCATAGGATTTGCCAAAAATCCAACAATAAAAGAAGTGTTTGAAGTCTTTGGAAATGTAAAATCACAAGAAGATACTTTGAAAAAAGTATATGATGCAGGTTTAAACTGCTAA
- a CDS encoding thermonuclease family protein: protein MNKQKLSVIFLIIFILGISLTIANSLMNDTHTIENKTGTLTIENKTINYENAGKCVEVIDGNTIQVYGVGKVQLSQVKTPQKNESGFSDAKKFVEDKCLGKTVYLDIDNAQPKDKYERTLAIVYTDSEDINKALIENKLAEISYFEPSEFKKGEI from the coding sequence ATGAACAAGCAAAAACTCTCAGTGATATTTTTAATCATATTCATTTTAGGCATTTCACTGACAATAGCTAATTCGCTAATGAACGACACACATACAATCGAGAACAAAACAGGAACACTGACTATTGAAAACAAGACCATAAACTACGAAAATGCAGGAAAATGCGTTGAAGTAATAGACGGCAACACAATACAGGTCTACGGCGTGGGAAAAGTTCAACTGTCCCAGGTGAAGACCCCTCAAAAAAATGAATCTGGATTCAGCGATGCAAAGAAATTTGTTGAAGACAAATGTCTTGGAAAAACAGTATATCTTGATATAGACAATGCACAGCCTAAAGACAAATATGAACGAACACTAGCCATCGTATATACAGACTCAGAAGACATAAACAAAGCACTGATTGAAAATAAGCTGGCTGAAATATCATATTTCGAGCCAAGTGAATTTAAAAAGGGTGAAATATGA
- the recJ gene encoding single-stranded-DNA-specific exonuclease RecJ, which produces MEIPQQMSEQYQKAKEIIESSEDIKIYSHIDCDGICSGAILSTILDRQNKEHDIEFVNLDVLDDSDLDHELTIFSDLGSGQRIDTKAREGQKIIILDHHPPLRDPDYKDNKDYTYLEINPIHHGIDGSYYVCGGGLCYFLAKEFGYDDLSWIGVLSAIGDMQNTKTGHFEGLNRIIQQDAIDGGYLQLTENDINIYGRNTRPLFVALSYFSDVKLPITNNTTETMAILEELGIDEKHNRKTLNELTMDEKVKLFQKLLEMISKVVPGRYVKYIPQLIIGDSYTFLKEDEDSFLRDGSEFSTAMNACGRNHEEKVAMEVLKGDRIEALDELEAISKTHRYNLATSITQIAESDEANIIELENLQYFDGTGIKPEIVGTVAGMILGYCNWKKPVIGFAQTDEEGLKISLRCSRLLSYDGIHFGHIIRKISSEVGGSGGGHAMACGAYIPIDKKDEFIELFNQELEGKLTN; this is translated from the coding sequence ATGGAAATACCACAACAAATGTCTGAACAATACCAAAAAGCCAAAGAGATTATTGAAAGCTCCGAAGACATCAAGATATACTCACACATTGACTGTGACGGAATCTGTTCAGGCGCTATATTATCAACCATCCTAGATAGGCAAAACAAGGAACATGACATCGAATTCGTTAATCTGGATGTCCTAGACGACAGTGACCTGGACCATGAACTCACAATATTTTCCGATTTGGGTTCAGGCCAAAGAATTGATACGAAAGCACGTGAAGGCCAGAAGATAATTATCCTGGACCACCACCCCCCATTAAGAGACCCCGACTATAAAGACAACAAAGACTACACTTACCTTGAAATCAATCCAATTCATCACGGAATTGATGGGTCATACTATGTCTGCGGCGGAGGATTATGCTATTTTCTTGCAAAGGAATTCGGATATGATGACTTGAGTTGGATTGGTGTTCTTTCAGCCATTGGAGATATGCAGAATACAAAAACAGGTCATTTTGAAGGTTTAAATAGAATCATTCAACAGGATGCAATTGACGGGGGATATCTTCAGCTGACCGAAAACGACATCAACATTTACGGAAGAAATACACGGCCGCTATTCGTTGCACTTTCATATTTCAGTGACGTCAAGCTTCCGATTACCAACAATACGACTGAAACCATGGCGATACTGGAAGAATTGGGAATAGATGAAAAGCACAACAGAAAAACCTTAAATGAACTTACTATGGATGAGAAGGTCAAGCTGTTCCAAAAACTTCTTGAAATGATTTCCAAGGTTGTTCCTGGAAGATATGTCAAATATATACCTCAACTGATTATTGGAGATTCATATACCTTTTTAAAAGAAGATGAGGACAGCTTCTTGAGAGACGGTTCCGAATTTTCAACAGCAATGAACGCCTGCGGAAGAAACCATGAAGAAAAGGTAGCCATGGAAGTTTTAAAGGGAGATAGAATTGAAGCTCTTGATGAACTTGAAGCCATAAGCAAAACCCACCGTTACAATCTGGCAACATCCATTACACAGATTGCTGAAAGTGATGAAGCCAATATTATAGAACTGGAAAACCTCCAGTATTTTGATGGAACAGGAATCAAGCCAGAAATAGTCGGGACTGTTGCAGGAATGATTTTGGGATACTGCAATTGGAAAAAGCCAGTAATAGGATTTGCACAAACCGATGAAGAAGGTCTTAAGATTTCACTTAGATGCTCCAGACTCTTATCCTATGATGGAATTCATTTTGGACATATAATTCGCAAGATTTCCAGCGAAGTTGGAGGCAGTGGAGGAGGACATGCAATGGCATGCGGTGCATACATTCCAATCGACAAAAAAGATGAATTCATAGAACTATTCAATCAGGAATTGGAAGGAAAATTAACAAACTAA
- a CDS encoding glycosyltransferase, with translation MNDKISIILPIFNVGDHLRGGIDSLINQTIGNENLEIIMVNDCSTDGSDKVIDEYAEKYDCCVAIHHETNSGGAHTPRNTGIEAATGDYIMFLDPDDRYTPDACETLYNTIKKYDVDMAFARFRRIFEYGGYVQKSYSPYEDELEKAYPDETFESANFLDIPDVIWDNVVERVLYGKNLEVTYPRDKPIDIIHVDNIEEEPDLLKMQPSVWCKIYRRELIMDNNIRFKKFVSGDDLAFTLEALLNSKGIVYLNNFISYDYYIRDLPDDKSITNTVNVRLLDELMESYIYCRKRTEGFSKDVQNVSINPHLLHWMHTWKNSPFTKEENRLLLKKVNRLRKIHKTDFKTRMLLGSMTTAIESRIQISKE, from the coding sequence ATGAATGATAAGATAAGCATTATCCTACCAATATTTAATGTTGGAGACCATCTTAGAGGTGGAATCGACTCTCTTATAAACCAAACAATTGGAAATGAAAATCTGGAAATAATCATGGTTAACGATTGCTCTACAGACGGATCAGATAAGGTAATCGATGAATATGCTGAAAAATACGATTGCTGTGTTGCAATCCATCATGAAACCAACAGCGGCGGCGCCCATACCCCCCGTAACACAGGTATCGAAGCGGCCACCGGTGACTATATCATGTTTTTAGATCCCGACGACAGATACACTCCGGATGCATGCGAGACATTATACAATACAATCAAAAAATACGATGTCGACATGGCATTTGCAAGATTCAGAAGAATATTCGAATACGGAGGATATGTCCAGAAATCCTACTCCCCTTATGAGGATGAGCTTGAAAAGGCATATCCCGACGAAACCTTTGAGTCTGCAAACTTTTTGGATATTCCTGACGTAATATGGGACAACGTTGTTGAAAGGGTCCTTTACGGGAAAAACCTGGAGGTGACCTATCCAAGAGACAAGCCAATCGACATAATCCATGTTGACAATATTGAAGAGGAGCCTGACTTATTGAAAATGCAGCCTTCAGTATGGTGTAAAATCTACAGAAGGGAACTGATAATGGACAATAATATCCGCTTCAAGAAGTTCGTTTCAGGAGATGACCTTGCATTTACCCTGGAAGCCCTTTTAAACTCAAAGGGAATCGTATATCTAAACAACTTCATCTCCTATGATTATTATATTCGCGATTTGCCGGATGACAAATCAATTACCAATACCGTCAATGTAAGGCTTCTTGATGAGCTGATGGAATCCTACATCTACTGCAGAAAACGTACCGAAGGATTTTCAAAGGATGTTCAGAACGTTTCCATCAATCCGCACCTGCTTCACTGGATGCACACATGGAAAAATTCACCATTTACAAAAGAAGAGAATAGATTATTATTGAAAAAGGTAAACAGACTTAGAAAGATTCATAAAACCGATTTTAAAACCAGAATGCTATTGGGCTCAATGACAACTGCCATTGAGTCAAGAATACAGATTTCAAAGGAGTGA
- the cas4 gene encoding CRISPR-associated protein Cas4, protein MQQKNITGYGKEYEIKKHPDIKGVQIIEGKNNFPISWLNQQGYCEYQIYLEYMKGIETAPTSAMTHGSEIHNQLENIFKQDATPATFEEVVETSKSEASMSRECFVISPSYGIRGYIDEIWMTPEEIVIIDDKPGRTPYQSTMNQVRAYCLAFKDMTNDSRMIKGALRERGTNNLFWIEIFTPEIEKEIEFTINRMQGLLDSSKPFIPTKNPNKCRSCRYKRYCEHYKKG, encoded by the coding sequence ATGCAACAGAAAAACATTACAGGATATGGAAAAGAATATGAAATTAAAAAGCATCCTGATATAAAAGGAGTTCAAATAATTGAAGGAAAAAACAATTTCCCGATTAGTTGGCTCAACCAGCAAGGATATTGTGAATACCAGATATATCTCGAATACATGAAAGGAATAGAAACTGCACCTACAAGTGCAATGACACATGGAAGCGAAATTCACAACCAGCTTGAAAACATATTCAAGCAGGATGCAACACCTGCAACATTTGAAGAGGTTGTTGAAACATCCAAAAGCGAAGCAAGCATGTCAAGAGAATGCTTTGTAATTTCACCAAGCTACGGAATAAGAGGATACATTGATGAAATCTGGATGACACCAGAAGAAATTGTAATAATTGATGACAAACCTGGCAGAACACCATACCAATCAACAATGAATCAAGTAAGGGCATACTGCCTGGCATTCAAGGATATGACAAACGATTCAAGGATGATAAAGGGAGCTTTAAGAGAACGTGGGACAAACAACCTATTCTGGATTGAAATTTTTACTCCTGAAATTGAAAAGGAAATTGAATTTACAATAAATAGGATGCAAGGATTATTGGATAGCTCAAAACCATTCATTCCAACCAAAAATCCAAACAAATGCAGATCCTGCAGATACAAAAGGTATTGTGAACACTACAAAAAAGGATAG
- a CDS encoding flavodoxin, with product MSNVLITYFSASGVTKSVAERIADENGYDIFEITPVEKYTAADLDYMDKNSRSTIEMNDKSFRPPIAETCDVSGYDIVAIGFPVWWYTAPTIINTFIESVDLKGKTIKVFCTSGGSGVDKCVSDLQNAYPELDFSKGMRFMGNVSKAKEWIEDD from the coding sequence ATGAGCAATGTATTGATAACATATTTCTCAGCAAGTGGGGTAACAAAAAGCGTAGCAGAAAGGATAGCAGATGAAAACGGCTATGACATTTTTGAAATAACTCCTGTGGAAAAGTATACTGCAGCGGATTTGGACTATATGGATAAAAACTCAAGGTCAACCATTGAAATGAACGATAAAAGTTTCAGACCTCCAATTGCCGAAACCTGTGACGTTTCAGGCTATGACATTGTAGCTATCGGTTTTCCCGTATGGTGGTATACCGCACCGACAATCATCAACACATTCATAGAAAGCGTTGATTTAAAAGGAAAGACAATTAAGGTTTTCTGCACCTCTGGTGGATCCGGCGTTGACAAATGCGTAAGCGACCTTCAGAATGCATATCCTGAGCTTGACTTTTCAAAAGGTATGAGATTCATGGGAAATGTCTCCAAAGCAAAAGAGTGGATTGAAGATGACTAA